The proteins below come from a single Pontibaca methylaminivorans genomic window:
- the pheT gene encoding phenylalanine--tRNA ligase subunit beta: protein MKFTLSWLKDHLDTTATLDEITGALTDIGLEVEGVTDPAARLRDFTLGRVLAAEKHPDADRLKVCRVMTGEGEKQIVCGAPNAREGITVVVAQPGTYVPGIDTTIQMGKIRGVESHGMMASEREMELSDEHAGIIELPMGEVGQSFSDWLAEHDPARVDPVIEIAITPNRPDALGVRGIARDLAARGLGRMKPRGSRPVPGAFASPVGVGIDPDTMDGCPVFAGRVIRGLTNGPSPAWLQERLRAIGLRPISALVDITNFFTFDVNRPLHVFDMNELAGNLRIHRAKGGEVIRTLDEREHILAPGMMVIADDNGPQSIAGIMGGEASGVTEGTTSVFLESAFWDHVQIALAGRALRITSDARYRFERGIDPASTLAGLEDATRMILDLCGGEASEVVVAGAEPDHGRAYRFDPAQLRRIVGMEIGADEQRAILERLGFRLEGGTAHVPSWRPDVHGEADLVEEVARIASLGRLEGQPLPRPSGVARPVMTTQQRRREAARRTCAALGYNECVSYSFIDRASAGLFGGGADATMLENPISSEMSHMRPSLLPGLLQAAARNQARGFSDLALFEVGPVFSGGEPGEQAEQVAGLLVGRTQTKDVHGESRAVDVFDARADAEALLAAMQAPASAQIRRGGPEWWHPGRHGVIGLGPKLVLGVFGELHPRILAAMDVKGPAVGFVLWPDAVPGARRGSATRPALALSDLQAVERDFAFVVDADTDAAALVAAAASADRALIERVRVFDQFVGGSLGEGRKSLALSVRLQPRETTLTEAEIERLSGRIIEQVTRATGAVLRG from the coding sequence ATGAAATTCACCCTCTCCTGGCTGAAAGATCACCTGGACACCACGGCGACGCTCGACGAGATCACCGGGGCGCTGACGGATATCGGGCTCGAGGTCGAAGGCGTGACCGATCCGGCGGCTCGGCTGCGTGACTTTACCCTCGGCCGGGTGCTGGCGGCGGAAAAGCACCCCGATGCCGATCGGCTGAAGGTCTGCCGGGTCATGACCGGCGAGGGCGAAAAACAGATCGTCTGCGGTGCCCCCAACGCCCGCGAAGGCATCACCGTGGTGGTCGCGCAACCCGGCACCTATGTGCCGGGCATCGACACGACGATCCAGATGGGCAAGATCCGCGGTGTGGAAAGCCATGGCATGATGGCTTCCGAGCGCGAGATGGAGCTTTCGGACGAACATGCCGGCATCATCGAACTGCCCATGGGCGAGGTCGGGCAGAGCTTCAGCGACTGGCTGGCGGAGCATGATCCGGCCCGGGTCGATCCGGTGATAGAAATCGCCATTACCCCGAACCGCCCCGATGCGCTTGGCGTGCGGGGCATTGCCCGTGACCTCGCGGCGCGCGGGCTCGGGCGGATGAAACCGCGCGGGAGCCGGCCGGTGCCCGGCGCCTTTGCCTCGCCGGTCGGTGTCGGCATCGACCCGGATACGATGGACGGCTGCCCGGTCTTTGCCGGGCGCGTGATCCGGGGCCTGACCAACGGGCCGAGCCCCGCGTGGCTGCAGGAGCGGCTGCGCGCCATCGGGCTGCGCCCCATATCGGCCCTGGTGGACATCACGAATTTCTTCACCTTCGATGTGAACAGGCCGCTTCATGTATTTGATATGAATGAGCTTGCCGGAAATTTGCGCATCCATCGCGCCAAGGGTGGCGAGGTGATCCGCACCCTTGACGAGCGCGAACATATCCTTGCGCCGGGAATGATGGTGATCGCCGACGACAACGGCCCGCAGAGCATCGCCGGCATCATGGGCGGCGAAGCGAGCGGCGTGACCGAAGGCACCACCTCGGTCTTTCTGGAAAGCGCATTCTGGGATCACGTGCAGATCGCCCTTGCCGGGCGGGCGCTGCGGATCACGTCGGATGCGCGCTATCGCTTCGAGCGGGGCATCGACCCGGCCTCTACGCTTGCCGGGCTCGAGGATGCGACGCGGATGATCCTCGATCTCTGCGGCGGCGAGGCATCCGAAGTGGTCGTCGCCGGGGCCGAGCCCGATCATGGCCGCGCCTATCGCTTTGATCCGGCGCAACTGCGCCGGATCGTCGGCATGGAGATCGGCGCGGACGAACAGCGCGCGATTCTCGAGCGGCTCGGGTTCCGGCTCGAGGGCGGCACGGCCCATGTGCCAAGCTGGCGCCCCGATGTGCATGGCGAGGCCGATCTGGTCGAGGAGGTCGCGCGCATCGCCTCGCTCGGGCGGCTCGAGGGGCAGCCCCTGCCGCGCCCGAGCGGCGTCGCGCGCCCCGTGATGACGACGCAGCAGCGCCGGCGCGAGGCCGCGCGCCGCACCTGCGCCGCGCTCGGTTACAACGAATGCGTGAGCTATTCCTTCATCGACCGCGCGAGCGCCGGGCTGTTCGGCGGCGGCGCGGATGCGACCATGCTGGAAAACCCGATTTCTTCGGAAATGAGCCATATGCGGCCCTCGCTGCTGCCGGGGCTGTTGCAGGCGGCCGCGCGCAACCAGGCGCGGGGATTTTCGGATCTGGCCCTGTTCGAGGTCGGGCCGGTGTTTTCGGGCGGTGAACCGGGCGAACAGGCCGAACAGGTCGCGGGGCTCCTGGTCGGACGCACGCAGACCAAGGACGTGCACGGGGAATCGCGCGCGGTCGATGTTTTCGATGCCAGGGCGGATGCCGAGGCGCTGCTTGCGGCGATGCAGGCCCCGGCCAGCGCGCAGATCCGCAGGGGCGGCCCCGAATGGTGGCATCCGGGGCGGCACGGGGTGATCGGGCTCGGCCCGAAACTGGTGCTCGGCGTGTTCGGCGAATTGCATCCGCGGATCCTTGCGGCCATGGATGTGAAGGGGCCGGCAGTCGGTTTCGTCCTCTGGCCCGACGCGGTGCCCGGCGCGCGCCGCGGCAGCGCCACGCGCCCGGCGCTGGCCCTGTCCGATCTGCAGGCGGTCGAGCGCGACTTTGCCTTTGTGGTCGATGCGGATACGGATGCGGCCGCCCTGGTGGCAGCGGCGGCGAGCGCCGACCGCGCGCTGATCGAGCGGGTGCGCGTCTTTGACCAGTTCGTCGGCGGCAGCCTGGGCGAAGGCCGGAAATCGCTGGCGCTGAGCGTGCGGCTGCAGCCGCGCGAGACCACCCTCACCGAGGCCGAGATCGAGCGTCTGAGCGGGCGCATCATCGAGCAGGTCACCAGGGCAACCGGTGCGGTGCTGCGCGGCTGA